Proteins encoded by one window of Culicoides brevitarsis isolate CSIRO-B50_1 chromosome 2, AGI_CSIRO_Cbre_v1, whole genome shotgun sequence:
- the LOC134832528 gene encoding TRPL translocation defect protein 14 isoform X1, protein MLDVPKTTNMVNEDDVAKGVQNPVVYRLVLTGGPCGGKTTGQARLCTFFENLGWKVFRVPETATVLLSGGIKFSDLTEEESAKKRSQSTKSLAKDIKNGVPDHGSEDQTASCPRCLTASVKANKPTKAEAYKFQENLIHTMIQIENTYFELGRTCKRNCLIICDRGVMDASAYISKEKWEKMMSSNKWNTIDLRDNRYNQIVHMVSAANGAEEFYSTEDHACRSEGVVLARELDYKSAAAWVGHPYFDVMDNSTDFEHKMNRMIECVCQKLGIDTGDRLKTTSRKLKFLVAGPLPSDAEFPPFQDFEVVHNYLQSAGMKAQARLRKRGQNGHYSYIHTLRRPHLHGQSIEVKTQLTHRDYLNILSQRDDAHFTIFKKRRCFLVNNQYFQLDIYQEPSHPRCKGLMLLETYTSLDGDALNNSLPKFLNIVKEVTGCPDYSMYNLSLKEDWSNTKKFCYSLHDHFGDKTTDIITDLKQKHQNGHSKKYVNGKA, encoded by the exons ATGCTGGACGTCCCTAAAACGACAAACATGGTGAATGAAGATGATGTTGCAAAGGGGGTCCAAAACCCCGTTGTTTACCGTTTGGTTTTGACTGGAG GTCCATGTGGTGGCAAGACGACTGGTCAGGCGCGTCTTTGTACGTTTTTCGAGAATCTTGGATGGAAG GTATTTCGTGTACCTGAGACAGCAACCGTTCTCTTGAG cggtGGCATCAAATTCTCCGACTTGACCGAAGAAGAAT CTGCCAAAAAACGTAGCCAAAGTACAAAGAGCCTCGCAAAAGACATCAAAAATGGGGTGCCCGATCACGGTAGCGAAGACCAAACAGCATCTTGTCCGCGATGTTTGACGGCTTCCGTCAAAGCAAACAAGCCGACCAAAGCTGAGG CTTACAAGTTCCAGGAGAATTTAATTCACACAATGATCCAGATTGAGAACACGTACTTCGAGTTGGGACGCACTTGCAAGCGGAATTGTTTGATTATTTGCGATCGTGGTGTCATGGATGCCAGTGCAT ACATTTCCAAAGAGAAATGGGAAAAAATGATGTCCAGCAACAAATGGAACACCATTGACCTGCGTGATAATCGTTACAATCAAATTGTGCACATGGTATCTGCTGCAAATGGTGCCGAGGAGTTTTATTCGACGGAG gaccACGCATGTCGCTCGGAAGGCGTAGTTTTGGCACGTGAACTCGACTACAAATCAGCTGCTGCTTGGGTTGGTCACCCGTACTTCGATGTCATGGATAATTCAACAGATTTTGAGCATAAGATGAATCGCATGATTGAGTGTGTTTGCCAAAAATTGGGTATTGATACGGGAGATCGGCTTAAAACCACTTCGCGTAAACTCAAATTTCTCg ttgctgGACCATTACCGTCTGACGCAGAATTTCCGCCTTTCCAAGACTTCGAGGTGGTTCACAATTATTTGCAGTCAGCTGGCATGAAGGCGCAAGCCAGATTGCGTAAACGCGGTCAAAATGGGCACTACAGCTACATTCACACGTTGCGTCGACCCCATTTGCACGGGCAATCGATCGAGGTGAAGACACAATTGACGCATCGTGATTATCTGAATATTTTGAGTCAGCGTGACGATGCCcactttacaattttcaaGAAGCGTCGTTGTTTCCTCGTGAACAATCAATACTTTCAACTTGATATCTATCAGGAGCCGAGTCATCCGAG ATGCAAGGGACTGATGCTTTTGGAGACCTACACCTCGTTGGATGGCGACGCCTTGAACAATAGCTTGCCAAAGTTCTTGAACATTGTCAAAGAAGTTACCGGTTGCCCCGATTATTCAATGTATAACTTGTCGCTCAAGGAAGACTGGAGCAATACGAAGAAATTCTGCTATTCGTTGCATG ACCACTTTGGGGACAAAACCACTGATATCATCACTGATCTGAAGCAGAAGCATCAGAACGGTCACtccaaaaaatatgtgaatggtaaagcttaa
- the LOC134832528 gene encoding TRPL translocation defect protein 14 isoform X2, whose translation MLDVPKTTNMVNEDDVAKGVQNPVVYRLVLTGGPCGGKTTGQARLCTFFENLGWKVFRVPETATVLLSGGIKFSDLTEEESYKFQENLIHTMIQIENTYFELGRTCKRNCLIICDRGVMDASAYISKEKWEKMMSSNKWNTIDLRDNRYNQIVHMVSAANGAEEFYSTEDHACRSEGVVLARELDYKSAAAWVGHPYFDVMDNSTDFEHKMNRMIECVCQKLGIDTGDRLKTTSRKLKFLVAGPLPSDAEFPPFQDFEVVHNYLQSAGMKAQARLRKRGQNGHYSYIHTLRRPHLHGQSIEVKTQLTHRDYLNILSQRDDAHFTIFKKRRCFLVNNQYFQLDIYQEPSHPRCKGLMLLETYTSLDGDALNNSLPKFLNIVKEVTGCPDYSMYNLSLKEDWSNTKKFCYSLHDHFGDKTTDIITDLKQKHQNGHSKKYVNGKA comes from the exons ATGCTGGACGTCCCTAAAACGACAAACATGGTGAATGAAGATGATGTTGCAAAGGGGGTCCAAAACCCCGTTGTTTACCGTTTGGTTTTGACTGGAG GTCCATGTGGTGGCAAGACGACTGGTCAGGCGCGTCTTTGTACGTTTTTCGAGAATCTTGGATGGAAG GTATTTCGTGTACCTGAGACAGCAACCGTTCTCTTGAG cggtGGCATCAAATTCTCCGACTTGACCGAAGAAGAAT CTTACAAGTTCCAGGAGAATTTAATTCACACAATGATCCAGATTGAGAACACGTACTTCGAGTTGGGACGCACTTGCAAGCGGAATTGTTTGATTATTTGCGATCGTGGTGTCATGGATGCCAGTGCAT ACATTTCCAAAGAGAAATGGGAAAAAATGATGTCCAGCAACAAATGGAACACCATTGACCTGCGTGATAATCGTTACAATCAAATTGTGCACATGGTATCTGCTGCAAATGGTGCCGAGGAGTTTTATTCGACGGAG gaccACGCATGTCGCTCGGAAGGCGTAGTTTTGGCACGTGAACTCGACTACAAATCAGCTGCTGCTTGGGTTGGTCACCCGTACTTCGATGTCATGGATAATTCAACAGATTTTGAGCATAAGATGAATCGCATGATTGAGTGTGTTTGCCAAAAATTGGGTATTGATACGGGAGATCGGCTTAAAACCACTTCGCGTAAACTCAAATTTCTCg ttgctgGACCATTACCGTCTGACGCAGAATTTCCGCCTTTCCAAGACTTCGAGGTGGTTCACAATTATTTGCAGTCAGCTGGCATGAAGGCGCAAGCCAGATTGCGTAAACGCGGTCAAAATGGGCACTACAGCTACATTCACACGTTGCGTCGACCCCATTTGCACGGGCAATCGATCGAGGTGAAGACACAATTGACGCATCGTGATTATCTGAATATTTTGAGTCAGCGTGACGATGCCcactttacaattttcaaGAAGCGTCGTTGTTTCCTCGTGAACAATCAATACTTTCAACTTGATATCTATCAGGAGCCGAGTCATCCGAG ATGCAAGGGACTGATGCTTTTGGAGACCTACACCTCGTTGGATGGCGACGCCTTGAACAATAGCTTGCCAAAGTTCTTGAACATTGTCAAAGAAGTTACCGGTTGCCCCGATTATTCAATGTATAACTTGTCGCTCAAGGAAGACTGGAGCAATACGAAGAAATTCTGCTATTCGTTGCATG ACCACTTTGGGGACAAAACCACTGATATCATCACTGATCTGAAGCAGAAGCATCAGAACGGTCACtccaaaaaatatgtgaatggtaaagcttaa
- the LOC134831200 gene encoding RNA polymerase II subunit A C-terminal domain phosphatase yields the protein MSKEIQIIAAEKLKINKWKIREGSQISNGNIVLLYHDPDDATKAVKRLKSNKCGVVKKRLFKEGDVVDAGVAIVSLSECSHTTVIKDMCADCGADLRHEEEGNTSEASVPMIHSVPELKVTQELAEKLGKADTERLLGDKKLVLLVDLDQTLIHTTNDNIPNNLKDVYHFQLYPNSPWYHTRLRPGALKFLANMHPFYELHICTFGARNYAHMIAQFLDEDGKFFSQRILSRDECFNLTSKKDNLKALFPCGDAMVCIIDDREDVWNMATNLIQVKPYHFFQHTGDINAPPELSKHELDGTQGVDFKEILNQASKKRKKQEDEMASDKSDGETSNQSSDVEVEMVSEKKDEEAKEEEKVEEKPKEDTKSEEKEEKPAVVEKESKPLSDNEENLIEVEDPDDYLLYLEIILKKIHAAFYEIYDKDGSIPDLKTLIPNVKAQVLVGKNLVFSGIVPNHIPLEQSRPYKIAKSLGATVMEGIDDTTTHLVAACSGTFKVHLAKKNPNIKLVAPEWLWSCAERWESVEEQLFPMPKIPSKMRQPPPHCSPDRNDANSSVEPAKFMDTINPLLSFSNDELDQMDNEFNEFFDGSESDDSEDNTIDIENPPEEKTLSRKRKRLEEKPNASDFFTRPEVKKINLSGIGNDEDSNSSKSSEEDDESPSVKFRRGEVPSDVEDGSSSKGSDEAPDDVDDGEWNMMGAALEREFLGLDE from the exons ATGAGCAAGGAGATCCAAATAATCGCTGctgaaaaactcaaaattaataaatggaaGATACGAGAAGGCTCGCAAATATCAAATGGGAATATTGTGTTGCTGTATCATGATCCAGATGATGCCACCAAAGCCGTTAAACGTCTAAAATCCAACAAATGTGGCGTTGTTAAGAAACGCTTGTTCAAGGAAGGCGATGTTGTTGATGCTGG cgTGGCTATTGTTTCGTTGAGCGAATGCAGTCACACGACAGTTATAAAAGACATGTGCGCCGATTGCGGAGCAGATTTAAGGCATGAGGAAGAG ggcAACACCTCCGAAGCATCAGTCCCGATGATTCATTCCGTGCCAGAGCTAAAAGTGACACAGGAACTCGCCGAAAAACTCGGAAAAGCCGATACCGAACGCTTGTTAGGGGATAAAAAGTTGGTTTTATTGGTAGATTTGGATCAAACACTCATCCACACGACAAATGACAACATCCCGAACAACCTGAAGGACGTCTATCATTTCCAACTTTATCCAAATTCGCCGTGGTATCACACGAGACTGCGTCCCGGAGCGTTAAAATTCCTCGCCAACATGCATCCGTTTTATGAATTGCACATTTGCACTTTTGGCGCGAGAAATTACGCTCATATGATTGCTCAATTTCTCGATGAAGACGGAAAATTCTTCTCGCAACGCATTTTATCACGCGATGAGTGTTTTAATTTGACCAGCAAAAAGGATAATTTGAAAGCGCTCTTTCCGTGTGGCGATGCCATGGTTTGTATCATCGACGATCGCGAAGATGTCTGGAATATGGCGACAAATTTGATTCAAGTGAAGCCCTATCACTTCTTCCAACACACGGGAGACATCAATGCGCCGCCCGAATTGTCCAAACACGAGTTGGATGGCACGCAGGGAGTCGAtttcaaggaaattttgaatcaGGCGAGCAAAAAACGGAAGAAACAAGAAGATGAAATGGCTTCGGACAAAAGTGACGGCGAAACATCGAACCAATCGAGTGATGTGGAAGTCGAAATGGTGTCAGAAAAGAAGGATGAAGAAGCAAAGGAAGaggaaaaagttgaagaaaaaccaaaagaagacacaaaaagtgaagaaaaagaagaaaaaccgGCAGTTGTTGAAAAGGAATCCAAACCCTTATCCGACAACGAGGAAAATTTAATCGAAGTCGAAGATCCCGACGACTATCTCTTGTACctggaaataattttgaagaaaattcacgCCGCCTTCTACGAAATTTACGACAAAGACGGGTCAATTCCCGACCTAAAAACCCTCATTCCGAACGTGAAAGCTCAAGTCCTGGTCGGAAAAAATCTCGTATTTTCCGGCATCGTCCCGAACCACATCCCGCTCGAACAAAGTCGCCCCTATAAAATCGCCAAAAGTCTCGGAGCCACTGTCATGGAAGGCATTGACGACACAACAACACATCTAGTGGCTGCCTGTTCAGGCACTTTCAAAGTCCACTTggccaaaaaaaatccaaatataAAACTTGTCGCTCCGGAATGGCTTTGGTCGTGCGCCGAACGCTGGGAATCTGTCGAAGAACAACTTTTCCCCATGCCCAAAATACCGTCAAAGATGCGTCAACCGCCGCCGCATTGCAGTCCCGATCGAAATGACGCAAATTCCTCTGTCGAACCCGCAAAATTCATGGATACGATCAATCCGCTGCTGAGTTTTTCGAATGACGAGCTCGATCAAATGGATAATGAGTTTAACGAATTCTTCGATGGGTCCGAAAGTGACGATTCGGAAGACAACACGATCGACATCGAGAATCCGCCGGAAGAAAAAACGCTCAGCAGGAAGCGGAAACGACTGGAGGAGAAGCCAAATGCATCGGATTTCTTCACGAGACCCgaagtgaagaaaattaacttgagCGGCATCGGAAATGACGAGGATTCGAACAGTAGCAAGTCGTCGGAGGAGGATGACGAGTCGCCAAGCGTTAAATTTCGACGGGGAGAGGTCCCCTCAGATGTTGAGGATGGGTCCAGCAGCAAAGGGAGTGACGAGGCGCCTGATGATGTGGATGATGGCGAATGGAATATGATGGGAGCGGCGCTGGAACGTGAATTTCTCGGCTTGGATGAATGA
- the LOC134831201 gene encoding small ribosomal subunit protein uS17m: MAATRSTMLLGKVWPCVKKNAAKIKVKKMVLDQNLNMYFNEHQYIFAHDPQKICKTGDIVLIKELPKKLTTLITHSVEKIVFPLGDITDPITGKKVVVGKYRDEIEEKNKLFGKKETAYDYEKQPPRGRLEGIRDFTDKPTYIKYHDDGKEHPYAK; this comes from the exons atggcAGCAACTCGTTCAACAATGCTTTTGGGCAAAGTCTGGCCCTGTGTCAAAAAGAATGCTGCCAAAATTAAGGTGAAAAAGATGGTTCTGGATCAGAATTTGAACATG tacttcAATGAGCATCAATACATCTTCGCACATGATCCCCAAAAGATTTGCAAGACCGGTGATATTGTCTTAATAAAGGAGTTACCAAAGAAATTGACGACATTAATAACGCACTCCGTCGAAAAAATCGTCTTTCCATTGGGAGACATCACAGATCCGATCACAGGCAAGAAAGTCGTCGTCGGCAAGTATCGCGACGAAatcgaagagaaaaataagCTCTTCGGGAAGAAAGAAACTGCGTATGATTACGAAAAACAACCTCCCAGAGGTCGTTTGGAAGGCATTCGGGACTTTACGGATAAGCCAACTTACATCAAATACCACGACGATGGCAAGGAACATCCTTATGCGAAgtaa
- the LOC134830556 gene encoding transmembrane protein 11 homolog, mitochondrial isoform X2: MSTKEGELKSPSYVIREVYEDQDSYEKFIAELDKALDEHYETIIIEPAKVGDETSRWIRVGNCLHKTAMLSGLASVASGIIWPKNLHSMCACAAISTFCSSIYWISWSYDPCVKYQIETNPQILKNKIPNFSDFSSPVVLKYKDNSIAKYIHRSCCFLAVSLCLFRVYQIFRGNNISIRMENLAVVENF; this comes from the exons ATGTCAACAAAAGAAGG AGAACTCAAGTCTCCGTCGTACGTGATCCGGGAGGTGTACGAGGACCAAGATTCCTACGAAAAGTTCATTGCGGAGCTGGATAAGGCACTGGACGAGCATTATGAGACAATAATAATTGAGCCTGCTAAAGTCGGGGATGAGACAAGTAGATGGATTCGTGTCGGGAATTGTCTGCACAAGACGGCGATGTTGTCGGGACTCGCATCTGTTGCTTCGGGCATCATTTGGCCCAAGAATCTACACAGCATGTGTGCGTGCGCTGCCATATCAACGTTTTGCTCAAGCATTTACTGGATTTCGTGGAGTTATGATCCGTGTGTGAAGTATCAG aTCGAAACGAAtcctcaaattttaaagaacaaaattccaaatttcAGTGATTTTTCGTCGCCCGTCGTGTTAAAGTATAAGGACAATAGTATAGCTAAATATATTCATCGGAGTTGTTGCTTCCTCGCTGTCTCTCTGTGTCTATTTCGGGTCTACCAAATTTTCCGCGGGAACAATATTAGCATTAGAATGGAGAACTTGGCAGTTGTTGAGAATTTTTGA
- the LOC134830556 gene encoding transmembrane protein 11 homolog, mitochondrial isoform X1, which yields MSFDLNLSPIEELKSPSYVIREVYEDQDSYEKFIAELDKALDEHYETIIIEPAKVGDETSRWIRVGNCLHKTAMLSGLASVASGIIWPKNLHSMCACAAISTFCSSIYWISWSYDPCVKYQIETNPQILKNKIPNFSDFSSPVVLKYKDNSIAKYIHRSCCFLAVSLCLFRVYQIFRGNNISIRMENLAVVENF from the exons ATGTCCTTTGATCTCAATTTAAGCCCAATTGA AGAACTCAAGTCTCCGTCGTACGTGATCCGGGAGGTGTACGAGGACCAAGATTCCTACGAAAAGTTCATTGCGGAGCTGGATAAGGCACTGGACGAGCATTATGAGACAATAATAATTGAGCCTGCTAAAGTCGGGGATGAGACAAGTAGATGGATTCGTGTCGGGAATTGTCTGCACAAGACGGCGATGTTGTCGGGACTCGCATCTGTTGCTTCGGGCATCATTTGGCCCAAGAATCTACACAGCATGTGTGCGTGCGCTGCCATATCAACGTTTTGCTCAAGCATTTACTGGATTTCGTGGAGTTATGATCCGTGTGTGAAGTATCAG aTCGAAACGAAtcctcaaattttaaagaacaaaattccaaatttcAGTGATTTTTCGTCGCCCGTCGTGTTAAAGTATAAGGACAATAGTATAGCTAAATATATTCATCGGAGTTGTTGCTTCCTCGCTGTCTCTCTGTGTCTATTTCGGGTCTACCAAATTTTCCGCGGGAACAATATTAGCATTAGAATGGAGAACTTGGCAGTTGTTGAGAATTTTTGA
- the LOC134828913 gene encoding alpha-tocopherol transfer protein-like: MDNNNVALDHPAMKKLAKIARDELRETEATREESLRQMREWLKQNKDVKNVRDDESFLLRFLRTKKYSILMAQQQLLKYLNLRRVLCNYVTALDFLSPNLQHLVNQGYMFVSPIRDEKGRRVIISTASNFDIDRCNSEDLVKTHFMTYETLVENEADQVLGFVHVGDFGSVGPKHVAMFNITGKIDNLT; this comes from the exons atggaCAATAATAATGTCGCGCTCGATCATCCAGCGATGAAAAAGCTCGCAAAAATCGCTCGCGATGAGCTACGGGAGACAGAAGCGACACGTGAAGAGTCACTGCGTCAAATGCGCGAATGGCTCAAACAGAATAAAGACGTGAAAAATGTTCGAGACGACGAAAGTTTCTTGCTGCGATTTTTgagaacgaaaaaatataGCATTTTGATGGCGCAACAGcaacttttgaaatatttgaatctGAGGCGTGTTTTGTGCAATTACGTTACTGCGCTGGACTTTTTATCGCCGAATTTGCAGCATCTCGTGAACCAAGGATACATGTTTGTTTCGCCAATTCGCGATGAAAAGGGACGTCGAGTGATTATTTCGACagcaa gcaaCTTCGATATTGATCGTTGTAACAGCGAGGATTTGGTTAAAACGCATTTCATGACGTATGAAACGCTGGTAGAGAATGAGGCGGATCAGGTGCTGGGATTTGTGCATGTTGGTGACTTTGGGTCTGTTGGACCAAAACATGTGGCAATGTTCAATATTACAggtaaaattgataatttaacctaa
- the LOC134828914 gene encoding clavesin-2-like: protein MPLINLISTKQVPSMGSSDVTVAQTAAKAARKELRETEDAKKVGLSQMTAWIKNNPDIEDVQTDENFLLRFLRVKKFNVPLAEQMLLKYLNLKKTLPHLTAHLDFLSPSLNEIINEGYMFPSPCRDKNGRRVIIGIAKNFNAHKYTSSDMAKVHFLTYETLLCEPTNQILGFTHIGDFNGLSVSHVTMWNPTEFSRILKWAEQSVPMRHKEIHLVNVGAGVKWIIDVGKSRTSKKMQERLQVHANPDDLKKKFSPEILPVEMGGSKYTIQEMIQLWREELAMKRDEIMALDRMKIIDDRGIIGRRHDQGHKGNKKLFADSVIGNFRKLELD from the exons atgcctttgatTAATTTGATTAGCACGAAGCAAGTGCCGTCGATGGGTTCGAGTGACGTGACAGTGGCGCAAACGGCAGCAAAAGCCGCGCGGAAGGAGTTACGTGAGACGGAAGATGCCAAAAAAGTCGGTTTGAGTCAAATGACGGCTTGGATCAAAAATAATCCGGATATCGAAGATGTTCAGACAGATGAGAATTTTCTTCTGCGGTTTTTAAgggtgaaaaaattcaatgttcCGTTGGCGGAACAAATgttgttgaaatatttgaatctGAAAAAGACGTTGCCTCATCTGACGGCGCATTTGGACTTTTTGTCGCCCagtttgaatgaaattattaacgaAGGATACATGTTTCCGTCGCCGTGTCGAGATAAAAATGGGAGACGAGTCATAATTGGGATTGCAA AAAACTTTAACGCCCACAAATACACTTCATCAGACATGGCAAaggttcattttttgacatacgAAACACTTCTTTGTGAACCAA ctaATCAAATATTGGGCTTCACGCACATTGGTGACTTTAACGGGTTGTCTGTCAGTCATGTTACGATGTGGAATCCGACGGAATTCAGCAGAATTTTGAAATGGGCTGAGCAAAGTGTACCGATGCGACATAAGGAAATTCATCTTG ttaaTGTTGGTGCCGGTGTCAAATGGATTATTGACGTTGGCAAAAGTAGAACGAGTAAAAAGATGCAAGAAAGACTTCAGGTGCACGCAAATCCTGATGACTTAAAGAAGAAATTCTCACCTGAAATACTTCCAGTTGAAATGGG gggTTCGAAGTACACAATTCAAGAAATGATCCAACTATGGCGTGAAGAACTCGCAATGAAACGCGACGAAATAATGGCCTTGGATCGCATGAAGATCATTGACGATCGTGGCATCATAGGGCGTCGCCACGATCAAGGACACAAAGGCAACAAGAAACTTTTTGCTGATTCTGTGATTGGTAATTTTAGGAAACTGGAGTTAGATtaa